Proteins co-encoded in one Balearica regulorum gibbericeps isolate bBalReg1 chromosome 16, bBalReg1.pri, whole genome shotgun sequence genomic window:
- the MOCS3 gene encoding adenylyltransferase and sulfurtransferase MOCS3 — MAGGAEAARLSAEISQREQELRGLRDRLAAVLAGGSGAAPEGSGAAFPGELPPLPAQASLSPADILRYSRQLVLPELGVRGQLLLARSSVLVVGCGGLGCPLAQYLAAAGVGRLGLVDHDVVETSNLHRQVLHGEARRGVPKAASAAAALRLLNSGVQYVPYCGALDPRTALELVQQYDVVADCSDNVPTRYLVNDACVLAGKPLVSGSALRLEGQLVTYNYQGGPCYRCLFPKPPPPETVTNCADGGVLGVVPGIVGCIQALEVLKIASGMGPSFSRFMLMFDAHEGRFRNIKLRPKKPDCAVCGDNPTVTCLQDYEAFCGSSATDKCRTLHLLSSEDRVSVEEYKKLLDEQVPHVLLDVRPQVEVDICRLVHAVHIPLSKLEEKDEEYLEYLGKRICEEKQRTNGQTSFPVYVVCKLGNDSQKAVRILQELPAKEFGSVLAKDIKGGLMAWASKIDPTFPQY, encoded by the coding sequence ATGGCGGGCGGCGCGGAGGCGGCGCGGTTGAGCGCCGAGATCAGCCAGCGGGAGCAGGAGCTGCGCGGATTGCGCGACCGGCTGGCCGCCGTGCTGGCGGGGGGGAGCGGTGCCGCCCCGGAGGGGAGCGGTGCCGCCTTCCCCGGCGAGCTCCCCCCTCTGCCCGCCCAGGCCTCCCTGAGCCCCGCCGACATCCTGCGGTACAGCCGGCAGCTGGTGCTGCCCGAGCTGGGCGTGCGGGGGCAGCTGCTCCTGGCCCGCTCCTCCGTGCTCGTGGTGGGCTGCGGCGGCCTGGGCTGCCCCCTGGCCCAGTACCTGGCCGCGGCCGGCGTCGGCCGCCTAGGCCTGGTGGACCACGACGTGGTGGAGACCAGCAACCTGCACCGGCAGGTGCTGCACGGGGAGGCCCGCCGGGGGGTCCCCAAGGCCGCGTCTGCCGCGGCAGCCCTGCGGCTGCTGAACTCCGGCGTGCAGTACGTGCCCTACTGCGGCGCCCTGGACCCCCGCACTGCCCTGGAGCTGGTGCAGCAGTACGACGTCGTCGCCGACTGCTCCGACAACGTCCCCACCAGGTACTTGGTGAATGACGCCTGCGTCCTGGCTGGGAAGCCCCTGGTGTCTGGCAGCGCCCTCCGGCTGGAGGGGCAGCTGGTCACGTACAATTACCAGGGAGGGCCCTGCTACAGGtgcctcttccccaagccccctCCACCAGAGACGGTGACTAACTGCGCAGATGGTGGCGTGCTGGGTGTGGTGCCGGGCATCGTGGGCTGCATCCAGGCCTTGGAAGTGCTGAAGATTGCTTCGGGAATGGGCCCCTCCTTCAGTCGGTTCATGCTGATGTTTGATGCCCACGAAGGCAGATTTCGCAACATTAAGTTACGACCAAAGAAACCAGACTGTGCTGTTTGCGGTGACAATCCAACTGTCACCTGCCTTCAGGATTATGAGGCGTTTTGTGGTTCTTCTGCGACAGACAAGTGTAGGACTTTACACCTGCTGTCTAGTGAAGACAGGGTATCTGTAGAGGAGTACAAAAAACTGTTGGATGAGCAAGTTCCTCATGTATTGTTGGACGTTCGTCCGCAGGTAGAGGTGGATATCTGTCGCTTGGTACATGCTGTCCACATTCCTTTGAgtaaattagaagaaaaagatgaagaatatctggaatatttaggaaaaagaatttgtgaagaaaaacagagaactaACGGCCAAACATCTTTTCCTGTATATGTTGTTTGCAAATTAGGAAATGACTCCCAGAAGGCTGTAAGAATTCTGCAGGAGTTACCTGCCAAAGAATTTGGTTCTGTGTTAGCTAAGGATATTAAAGGGGGGCTCATGGCTTGGGCCAGTAAAATTGACCCAACGTTTCCTCAGTATTAG